The following proteins are encoded in a genomic region of Anguilla anguilla isolate fAngAng1 chromosome 15, fAngAng1.pri, whole genome shotgun sequence:
- the LOC118213725 gene encoding dynein heavy chain 11, axonemal-like isoform X1 has product MRLVFEISHLRAATPATVSRAGILYVSPQDLGWSSYVTSWIDTRRAQSERANLTILFDKYVPYCLEQVRCNLKTITPIPENSMVQTLCSLLDCLLTPENTPPDSPRELYELYFVFACVWAFGGALFQDHLIDHRSEFSRWWTKEMRSVKFPSQGTVFDYFIDPDTNKFAPWSDRIPSFELEPDIPLQTVLVHSAESICLSYFVDLLLQKGKPVMLVGNAGVGKTILVSDKVAQLREDYMLAKIPFNYYTTSAMLQRVLEKPLEKKAGRNFGPSGTKKLIYFIDDLNMPEVDVYGTVQPHTLIRQHLDYSHWYDRQKLLLKEIHNCQYITCMNPAAGSFSVNPRLQRHFSVFAVHFPGVDALTTIYSSILGAHFQQGGFSYGVTRSVGSVVQAAICLHQKMTQNFLPTAIRFHYIFNLRDLSNIFQGILFALPECVRYPIDLVHLWLHESSRVYSDKLMEEKDVELFNKILLDTGKRYFEGIDESIFIHQPLIYCHFAHGMGESRYVQVSDWEKLHKTLTDALEHYNELHAVMNLVLFQEAMEHICRISRILEAPHGNALLIGVGGSGKQSLCRLAAFISILEVFQITLRKGYGIHDLRSDIAALYLKVGVKNIGTVFLHTDTQIPDERFLVLINDMLASGDIPDLFSEEELDLITSSIRMELRGLGQLDTRENCWQFFIERIRRQLKVVLCFSPVGFTLRTRARKFPALVNCTAIDWFHAWPQQALRSVSSTFIHSLEGLEPEVKDSVSEFISYAHTSVNEVSARYQQNEKHYNYTTPKSFLEFMKLYGNLLGKKRKELTQKMERLENGLQKLQSTAHQVEDLKAKLAVQEVELHQRNTDTEALIAKIGQQTEKLNQEKAIADSEEQKVAAIQADVTKQQKESEDDLAKAEPALQAANAALNTLNRLNLTELRTFPNPPGIVSNVAAAVLVLLAPQGRIPKDRSWKAAKVYMSKVDDFLQALVNFDKEHIPEATVRVVREEYLSDPEFNPEFVRQKSSAAAGLCAWVINIVRFHEMFVYCEVELKRLCLAQANADLIEAADKLEVIRRKLAELDNSLDTLKAAYEKATSEKLRCQDEVNRTNKTIELANRLVKGLESENVRWAHSVAQYHEQEKTLYGDVLLTSAFISYAGSFSKKYRRELVETLWMPFLRSQKIPIPMTEDLEPVRMLTDDATIAKWNNEGLPSDRMSTQNATIVTNCERWPLLIDPQLQGVKWIKSRYGADLKVISLGQKGYVDVIEQAVVSGHPVLIENLEETVDPVIDPLLGRHTIKKGRFIKVGDKECYFHPAFRLILHTKLANPHYKPEIQAQTTLINFTVTRDGLEDQLLAEVVNLERPDLEHLKSDLTKQQNYFKIELKQLEDELLTRLSAAESNFLGDNLLVEKLETTKHTAAEIEMKVLEAKVNEVKINEAREHYRPVAARASLLYFIMNDLNKINPMYQFSLKAFNVVFHNAVHQAAPSDHVKTRVNILIDSITFSTFNYISRGLFERDKLTFSAQLTFQLLLMSKEIDVRELDFLLRFNIDHSYISPLDFLSNSAWSAIKTMSFTDEFRGLDRDIEGSPKRWKKVVESECPEKEKFPQEWKNKSSLQKLIMMRALRPDRMTYALRNFVEEKLGVKYTEGRKTEFAKSFKESGPASPVFFILSPGVDPLKDVEALGRKLGFTIDLGKLHNVSLGQGQEAVAEVAMEKASKEGHWVILQNIHLVAKWLGSLEKLLERCSEGSHVDYRVFMSAEPAPTPQEHIIPQGILENSIKITNEPPTGMLANLHAALDNFDQDILDQCSREQEFKTILFSLCYFHACVAERRKFGPQGWNRKYPFNTGDLTISVNVLYNYLEANSQVPWEDLRYLFGEIMYGGHITDDWDRRLCRTYLEEYMQPNQFDRKLALAPGFVVPSNLDYQGYHGYIDEMLPHESPVHYGLHPNAEIEFLTVTSDSLFHTLLELQSRDSVMGEGASQTIEEKVKTILDDILEKLPEEYNMSDITSKTAERSSYILVCFQECERMNMLISEIRRSLRELDLGLKGELAISSEMEELQTALFFDNVPHTWTKLAYPSALNLAPWYSDVLLRCRELDSWTQDLVLPTVVWLSGLFNPQSFLTAVMQSLARKNEWPLDRMNLTVDVTKKFKEDFNQPAREGAYVHGLFMEGARWDIQGGNIAEARLKELTPSMPVIFVRAVPNDRQETRNIYECPVYKTKQRGSTYVWTFPLKTKERPAKWVLAGVALLLSV; this is encoded by the exons ATGCGGCTGGTGTTCGAGATCAGCCACCTGCGGGCGGCCACCCCGGCCACCGTCTCCCGCGCCGGCATCCTGTACGTCAGCCCCCAGGACCTGGGCTGGAGCTC GTACGTAACGAGCTGGATTGACACTCGACGCGCTCAGTCAGAAAGGGCCAATCTGACCATATTGTTCGATAAGTACGTCCCGTACTGCTTGGAGCAAGTGAGGTGCAATCTGAAAACAATCACGCCGATTCCTGAGAACAGTATGGTGCAG ACGCTGTGCTCGCTCCTGGACTGCCTGCTGACCCCGGAGAACACCCCCCCGGACTCGCCCCGGGAGCTCTACGAGCTTTATTTCGTCTTTGCCTGCGTCTGGGCCTTCGGGGGCGCCCTCTTCCAGGACCAT CTCATTGACCACCGGTCTGAGTTCAGCCGCTGGTGGACCAAGGAGATGAGGTCGGTCAAGTTCCCCTCCCAGGGCACGGTCTTCGACTACTTCATCGACCCCGACACCAACAAGTTCGCCCCCTGGAGCGACAGAATACCTTCCTTTGAGCTGGAACCCGACATTCCCCTGCAG acGGTCCTGGTGCATTCTGCGGAGTCCATTTGCCTGTCGTACTTTGTGGACCTGCTACTGCAGAAGGGAAAGCCAGTGATGCTGGTGGGAAATGCAGGCGTGGGGAAAACCATCCTGGTGTCCGACAAGGTGGCCCAGCTCAGGGAGGACTACATGCTGGCCAAAATTCCCTTCAATTACTACACCACCTCAGCCATGTTACAGC GTGTTCTGGAAAAACCGTTGGAGAAAAAAGCTGGCCGAAACTTTGGTCCATCTGGCACCAAGAAGCTCATCTACTTTATTGATGATTTGAACATGCCAGAGGTAGACGTCTATGGTACAGTCCAGCCCCATACCCTTATAAGGCAGCATCTAGACTACAGCCACTG GTATGACAGACAGAAGCTGCTTCTAAAGGAGATTCATAACTGCCAGTACATCACCTGTATGAATCCTGCTGCTGGGAGTTTCTCAGTCAATCCCAGACTTCAG agGCACTTCTCGGTTTTCGCGGTGCACTTCCCTGGCGTGGATGCACTGACCACCATCTACAGCAGCATCCTGGGGGCCCACTTCCAGCAGGGCGGGTTCAGCTATGGCGTCACCAGGTCCGTGGGGTCTGTTGTCCAAGCTGCCATATGCCTGCACCAGAAGATGACGCAGAACTTCCTTCCGACAGCCATCCGCTTCCACTACATCTTCAACCTGAGGGACCTGTCCAACATCTTCCAG GGAATCCTGTTTGCTCTCCCCGAATGTGTGCGCTATCCTATCGATCTGGTGCATTTATGGCTGCACGAATCCTCCCGGGTTTATTCTGACAAGCTGATGGAGGAGAAAGACGTGGAGCTGTTCAATAAAATCCTGCTGGACACAGGGAAGAGGTACTTTGAG GGCATAGACGAGTCCATCTTCATCCACCAGCCTCTCATATACTGCCACTTCGCCCACGGGATGGGGGAGTCCCGCTACGTGCAGGTGTCCGACTGGGAGAAGCTACACAAGACCCTGACGGATGCCCTGGAGCACTACAACGAGCTGCACGCCGTCATGAACCTGGTGCTTTTCCAGGAGGCCATGGAGCACAT ATGCCGGATCAGTCGGATCCTGGAGGCCCCACACGGGAACGCCCTCCTGATCGGGGTGGGCGGGAGCGGGAAGCAGAGTCTGTGTCGCCTCGCCGCCTTCATCAGCATTTTGGAGGTCTTCCAGATCACCCTTCGCAAGGGATACGGCATCCACGACCTGAGG AGCGACATCGCTGCCCTGTACCTGAAAGTGGGGGTGAAGAACATTGGGACCGTGTTCCTCCACACCGACACCCAGATACCCGACGAGCGCTTCCTGGTTCTCATTAACGACATGCTGGCGTCAG GGGACATCCCAGATCTGTTCAgcgaggaggagctggacctgatCACCTCCTCTATCCGCATGGAGCTTCGTGGCCTGGGCCAGCTGGACACCAGAGAGAACTGCTGGCAGTTCTTCATCGAGCGAATCCGCCGGCAGCTGAAG gtggtcCTGTGCTTCTCGCCCGTGGGCTTCACTCTGCGCACGCGTGCCAGGAAGTTCCCGGCGCTGGTGAACTGCACCGCCATCGACTGGTTCCACGCCTGGCCGCAGCAGGCCCTGCGCTCAGTCAGCAGCACCTTCATCCACAGCCTGGAGGGCCTGGAG CCCGAAGTGAAGGATTCCGTAAGCGAGTTCATATCCTACGCGCACACCAGCGTGAACGAGGTGAGTGCCAGGTACCAGCAGAACGAGAAGCACTACAACTACACCACCCCAAAGAGCTTCCTGGAGTTCATGAAGCTCTACGGCAACCTGCTGGGCAAGAAGAGGAAGGAGCTGACCCAGAAGATGGAGAGGCTGGAGAACGGGCTGCAGAAACTGCAGAGCACCGCCCATCAG GTGGAGGATCTGAAGGCGAAGCTGGCCGTACAGGAAGTGGAGCTGCACCAGAGGAACACGGACACGGAGGCGCTCATCGCGAAGATCGGCCAGCAGACTGAGAAGCTCAATCAGGAGAAGGCCATCGCAGATTCTGAAGAGCAAAAA GTGGCAGCCATTCAGGCCGACGTCACAAAGCAGCAGAAGGAGTCCGAGGACGACCTGGCCAAAGCCGAGCCCGCCCTGCAGGCTGCTAACGCCGCACTTAACACCTTGAACAGG CTGAACCTGACGGAGCTGCGCACCTTTCCCAACCCTCCTGGGATTGTGTCCAACGTGGCGGCCGCTGTGCTGGTCCTTCTGGCGCCACAGGGCCGCATTCCCAAGGACCGCAGCTGGAAGGCAGCCAAGGTGTACATGAGCAAG GTGGATGACTTCCTGCAGGCCCTGGTGAACTTTGACAAAGAGCACATTCCGGAGGCCACCGTGAGGGTGGTGCGGGAGGAGTACCTGAGCGACCCCGAGTTCAACCCCGAGTTTGTGCGCCAGAAGTCATCGGCCGCTGCGGGGCTGTGTGCCTGGGTGATCAACATCGTCCGCTTCCACGAG ATGTTT GTGTACTGTGAGGTGGAGCTGAAGAGGCTCTGTCTGGCCCAGGCCAACGCTGACCTGATCGAGGCTGCAGACAAGCTGGAGGTCATCCGCAGGAAGCTGGCT GAGCTGGATAACAGCTTGGACACTCTGAAGGCAGCCTATGAGAAAGCCACATCAGAGAAGCTGCGGTGTCAGGATGAGGTCAACAGGACCAATAAGACCATTGAGCTGGCCAACCGCCTGGTGAAGGGCCTGGAG TCAGAGAATGTGCGCTGGGCCCACTCTGTGGCTCAGTACCATGAGCAGGAGAAGACTCTTTACGGGGACGTTCTCCTCACCTCTGCCTTCATCTCCTACGCTGGCTCCTTCTCCAAGAAGTACCGGCGCGAGCTAGTGGAGACCCTGTGGATGCCCTTCCTCCGCAGCCAGAAG ATTCCCATTCCCATGACTGAGGACCTGGAGCCAGTCAGAATGCTGACAGACGACGCCACCATTGCCAAATGGAACAATGAGGGCCTGCCCAGTGACAGGATGTCCACGCAGAACGCCACCATCGTCACCAACTGCGAGCGCTGGCCCCTCCTCATCGACCCCCAGCTGCAAGGCGTCAAGTGGATAAAGAGTCGCTATGGCGCCGACCTCAAGGTCATCAGCCTGGGGCAGAAAGG GTATGTGGATGTTATTGAGCAAGCAGTGGTCTCAGGACACCCAGTCTTAATTGAGAACCTGGAGGAAACAGTTGACCCAGTGATTGATCCTCTTTTAGGGAGACACACCATAAAGAAGGGGAG GTTCATCAAGGTGGGTGATAAAGAATGCTACTTCCACCCGGCCTTCCGACTCATCCTGCACACTAAGCTGGCCAACCCGCACTACAAGCCCGAGATCCAGGCCCAGACCACCCTCATCAACTTCACGGTGACCCGGGACGGCCTGGAGGACCAGCTCTTAGCTGAGGTTGTCAACCTGGAACGGCCGGACCTGGAGCATCTTAAG TCGGATTTGACCAAGCAGCAGAACTACTTCAAGATCGAGCTGAAGCAGCTGGAGGACGAGCTCCTCACCAGGCTCTCCGCCGCTGAGAGCAACTTCCTGGGGGACAACCTGCTGGTGGAGAAGCTGGAGACCACCAAGCACACCGCTGCTGAGATTGAGATGAAG GTCCTGGAGGCGAAAGTTAATGAAGTAAAAATTAACGAGGCCCGTGAGCACTACCGTCCCGTGGCCGCGAGAGCATCGCTGCTCTACTTCATCATGAACGATCTCAACAAGATCAATCCCATGTACCAGTTCTCCCTCAAG GCCTTTAATGTGGTGTTTCACAATGCCGTGCACCAGGCCGCGCCCTCAGACCATGTCAAGACCCGGGTGAACATCCTCATCGACAGCATCACCTTCTCCACCTTCAACTACATCAGCCGAGGCCTGTTTGAGAGGGACAAGCTTACCTTCAGTGCCCAGCTGACCTTCCAG CTTCTGCTCATGAGTAAAGAGATCGATGTCAGAGAGCTGGACTTCCTGCTCCGGTTCAACATCGATCACAGCTACATCAGCCCTCTGGACTTCCTGTCCAACTCGGCATGGAGCGCCATCAAG ACCATGAGCTTCACGGACGAGTTCCGGGGCCTGGACAGAGACATCGAGGGCTCCCCCAAACGCTGGAAGAAGGTGGTGGAGTCTGAGTGTCCGGAGAAGGAGAAGTTTCCGCAGGAGTGGAAGAATAAGAGCTCCCTACAGAAGCTCATCATGATGCGTGCCCTCCGCCCTGACAGGATGACCTATGCTCTCAG gaaCTTTGTAGAGGAGAAGCTGGGAGTGAAATACACCGAGGGGCGCAAGACGGAATTTGCCAAATCGTTCAAAGAGAGTGGGCCCGCCTCCCCCGTGTTCTTCATCCTGTCCCCCGGGGTGGATCCGCTCAAAGACGTGGAGGCGCTGG GTCGGAAGCTGGGGTTCACCATTGACCTGGGGAAGCTGCACAATGTGTCCCTGGGCCAGGGGCAGGAGGCGGTGGCTGAGGTTGCCATGGAGAAAGCATCCAAGGAGGGACACTGGGTGATTCTGCAG aacaTCCACCTGGTGGCCAAGTGGCTGGGCAGCCTGGAGAAGCTGCTGGAGCGCTGCAGTGAGGGCAGCCATGTTGACTACCGCGTGTTCATGAGCGCGgagcccgcccccaccccccaggagcACATCATCCCCCAGGGCATCCTGGAGAACTCCATCAAGATCACCAACGAGCCGCCCACTGGCATGCTGGCCAACCTGCACGCTGCCCTCGACAACTTCGACCAG GATATCCTGGACCAGTGCTCGCGGGAACAGGAATTCAAGACCatcctcttctccctctgctACTTCCACGCCTGCGTGGCGGAGAGGCGGAAGTTCGGGCCGCAGGGCTGGAACAGGAAGTACCCCTTCAACACCGGCGACCTCACCATATCCGTCAACGTCCTCTACAACTACCTGGAGGCCAACTCGCAG GTACCCTGGGAGGACCTGCGCTACCTGTTTGGGGAGATCATGTACGGGGGTCACATCACTGACGACTGGGACAGGAGGCTGTGCCGCACTTACCTGGAGGAGTACATGCAGCCCAACCAG TTTGACAGGAAACTGGCTCTGGCTCCAGGTTTTGTAGTTCCGTCCAACCTGGACTACCAGGGTTACCATGGCTACATTGATGAGATGCTTCCTCACGAGAGCCCGGTGCATTACGGCCTGCACCCGAACGCGGAGATCGAGTTCCTCACGGTGACCTCCGACAGCCTGTTCCACACCCTGCTGGAGCTCCAGTCCAGAGACTcagtgatgggggagggggcgtccCAAACTATAGAGGAAAAG GTAAAAACAATCCTAGATGATATCCTGGAGAAATTACCGGAGGAGTACAACATGTCAGACATCACCTCCAAAACAGCAGAGCGATCCTCGTACATCCTAGTGTGCTTCCAGGAGTGCGAGCGCATGAACATGCTCATCAGCGAGATCCGTCGCTCCCTCAGAGAGCTGGACCTGGGACTAAAG